A window from Bacteroidales bacterium encodes these proteins:
- a CDS encoding polysaccharide biosynthesis protein encodes MFNLQNFISEHITHRRQSFFAADMERFHDELSGHISGRSVLVIGGAGTIGSSFIKALLPFKPSRLVVVDTSENGLTELTRDLRSTHGMLVPGEYKTYPVNYADPVFEQIFRHYQPFGIVANFAAHKHVRSEKDIFSVSALLHNNVLHAGRLLALLSEAPPEHFFCVSTDKATNPANIMGASKKLMEDLIMSWSHRFTVSTARFANVAFSNGSLPEGFLNRLAKKQPLSAPSDVKRYFVSPEESGQICLLACMLGKTRDIFFPKLPPDSMLTFSEIAVHLLEAHGLKPLLCASEEEARLYSAQRKENDPSYPVYFFPSDTSGEKPYEEFYAGHETIEMERFSSLGVIKNTPARPRDEMDALLKELASLIARPGTGKEQVVRFLEKVVPGFRHIETGKSLDQKM; translated from the coding sequence ATGTTCAATCTTCAGAACTTTATTTCGGAACACATCACCCACCGCAGGCAAAGCTTTTTTGCCGCCGACATGGAACGCTTCCATGACGAACTTTCTGGTCACATTTCCGGCCGTTCCGTACTGGTCATCGGCGGTGCCGGCACCATTGGCTCATCCTTCATCAAAGCCCTCCTCCCCTTCAAACCCTCCCGCCTGGTCGTTGTCGATACCAGCGAAAACGGCCTCACCGAGCTCACCCGCGACCTGCGCAGTACCCACGGAATGTTGGTACCCGGCGAATACAAAACCTACCCCGTAAACTATGCCGATCCCGTTTTCGAACAGATCTTCCGCCATTACCAGCCCTTCGGCATCGTTGCCAATTTTGCCGCCCACAAGCACGTGCGCAGTGAGAAGGACATTTTCTCGGTATCGGCCCTCCTGCACAACAACGTGCTCCATGCCGGCCGCCTCCTGGCCCTCCTCTCCGAAGCCCCGCCGGAACATTTTTTCTGCGTTTCCACCGACAAAGCCACCAACCCCGCCAACATCATGGGCGCCAGCAAGAAGCTCATGGAAGACCTTATCATGAGCTGGTCGCACCGGTTTACGGTTTCCACCGCCCGCTTTGCCAATGTAGCCTTCTCGAACGGAAGCCTGCCTGAAGGATTTCTGAACCGGCTGGCGAAAAAACAACCCCTTTCGGCTCCCAGCGATGTAAAACGGTATTTTGTAAGTCCTGAAGAATCAGGACAGATTTGCCTTCTGGCTTGCATGCTTGGCAAAACACGCGACATTTTCTTTCCCAAACTGCCGCCCGACAGCATGCTTACATTTTCTGAAATAGCGGTTCATCTGCTCGAAGCGCATGGACTGAAGCCGCTTCTGTGTGCCAGCGAAGAGGAGGCACGGTTATATTCTGCACAGCGTAAAGAAAACGATCCTTCTTATCCTGTATATTTCTTCCCGTCCGATACGTCCGGAGAAAAGCCGTATGAGGAATTTTATGCAGGGCATGAAACCATCGAAATGGAAAGGTTTTCGTCATTGGGTGTAATAAAAAACACTCCTGCCCGCCCGCGTGATGAAATGGATGCCTTGCTGAAGGAATTAGCTTCTCTTATTGCAAGGCCTGGTACCGGTAAAGAGCAGGTAGTACGCTTTCTTGAAAAGGTAGTGCCCGGCTTCCGGCATATAGAAACCGGGAAAAGCCTGGACCAGAAAATGTAA
- a CDS encoding DUF218 domain-containing protein — MLLRKILSFLINPLPVLYLLLLAGTVFLILRKKKTSRWFFLFSALWLLAITTSPFPRFLVSRLETRYPTLLSFPVSDTSRPVNILVLGGGHTHDLRFPPNNQLSANALGRLAEGIRLYRRIPHSRLITSGYAGKEDISQAMVMYRTALLLGVDSSRLSLQEEPRITWQEALSYRQNFDTTATLIIVTDAIHMPRAMMLFRKAGLHPIAAPTNHYVKKGFHRPKPDISLGAENIKMLEAAFHELAGLAWGWVRYGNEENPVP, encoded by the coding sequence ATGCTCCTGCGTAAAATTCTTTCCTTCCTGATCAATCCTCTGCCGGTCCTCTATCTCCTCCTTCTGGCCGGCACTGTTTTTCTTATCCTACGGAAGAAAAAAACCTCCCGCTGGTTCTTTCTTTTTTCTGCCCTCTGGCTGTTGGCCATCACCACCTCTCCTTTTCCCCGCTTTCTTGTAAGCCGGCTCGAAACCAGATACCCCACTCTTCTTTCCTTTCCTGTATCCGACACCTCCCGCCCCGTTAACATCCTTGTTCTGGGCGGCGGGCACACCCACGACCTCCGCTTCCCCCCCAACAACCAGCTTTCGGCCAATGCTCTCGGTCGCCTGGCCGAAGGCATCCGCCTCTACCGCCGGATTCCCCACAGCAGGCTCATTACTTCCGGCTATGCCGGAAAAGAAGATATTTCCCAGGCCATGGTGATGTACCGTACCGCCCTTCTTCTGGGCGTTGACAGTTCCCGCCTTTCCCTCCAGGAAGAACCCCGCATTACCTGGCAGGAAGCACTCTCTTACCGCCAGAACTTCGATACCACCGCCACCCTGATCATCGTTACCGACGCCATCCACATGCCCCGTGCCATGATGCTCTTCCGCAAAGCAGGCCTGCATCCCATAGCTGCCCCCACCAACCACTACGTCAAAAAAGGCTTCCACCGCCCCAAACCCGACATCAGTCTCGGTGCCGAAAATATAAAAATGCTGGAAGCCGCATTCCATGAGCTGGCAGGACTTGCCTGGGGATGGGTACGGTATGGCAACGAAGAGAATCCCGTCCCCTGA